The proteins below come from a single Parageobacillus thermoglucosidasius genomic window:
- a CDS encoding CxxH/CxxC protein has protein sequence MFICCEEHIDIAIDMYVDKMEKAPNISLISVDKYEKLCDFCANKAVYIVGN, from the coding sequence ATGTTTATTTGCTGTGAAGAACATATCGACATAGCGATTGACATGTATGTGGATAAAATGGAGAAAGCGCCAAATATTTCGCTTATTTCTGTGGATAAGTATGAGAAATTGTGCGATTTTTGCGCAAATAAAGCCGTATATATAGTAGGGAACTAA
- a CDS encoding YycH family regulatory protein, producing MYEAVKTIVLTLLILVSIVLTFGLWTYHPKYDVLQNLQNDEYIQHVSVSNTQVDTAMIVQPSQLLFHKNRAHYGIVDEEKVNQLLKEIKKWSIDDFENISDTIPRGKFLSFLHEKERLELVYPDNIPIDVYRSIFQIEDKGVKNISFDRIIIPLGSKDEIPVYFILTEKQKVYRAIATDVSLSEINKLNRELEKYPRYFPYVINETKQIFLPEKRVTMSRLQYYTDELDPDKFKEALFSDPSFVKKDLIAFGEEYTDGSRLMSIDFLQRILLYVNPAAQTANRNEDQEDDNLIQKSIDFVNEHGGWTDMYHFSRWNEEERKVVFRLMVNNHPVFNEYGMSEIVQIWGSSDLVKYQRPLFRLEIPDRVNVPRTLLSGHEVIEELEKMKGMKKELIKDIAVGYELIKDPERDKMIILEPAWFYLYDQTWKKVPSDKQDVEKRGGNVSGLE from the coding sequence ATGTATGAAGCAGTGAAAACAATCGTGTTGACATTGTTGATCTTAGTGAGCATTGTTTTAACGTTTGGGTTATGGACATACCATCCAAAATACGATGTCCTGCAAAACCTGCAAAATGACGAGTATATCCAGCATGTTTCCGTCAGCAACACGCAAGTAGATACAGCGATGATTGTTCAACCTTCGCAGCTGTTGTTTCATAAAAACCGCGCGCATTATGGAATTGTGGATGAGGAGAAAGTAAACCAACTTTTAAAAGAAATAAAAAAATGGAGCATTGATGATTTCGAAAATATTTCCGATACGATCCCGAGAGGAAAATTTTTATCATTTTTGCACGAAAAAGAGAGACTGGAGCTTGTGTATCCTGACAACATTCCGATTGACGTTTATCGTTCTATTTTTCAAATTGAAGATAAAGGGGTTAAAAACATTAGTTTTGACCGTATTATTATTCCGTTAGGAAGCAAGGACGAAATCCCCGTTTATTTTATTTTGACGGAAAAACAAAAAGTATATAGGGCGATTGCCACTGATGTATCGCTTTCCGAAATTAACAAATTAAACAGGGAATTGGAAAAATATCCGCGTTATTTCCCTTATGTGATTAATGAAACAAAGCAAATTTTTTTGCCGGAAAAAAGGGTTACGATGAGCCGGCTGCAATATTATACGGACGAGCTTGATCCGGATAAGTTTAAAGAAGCGTTGTTTAGCGACCCTAGTTTTGTGAAAAAAGATTTGATTGCATTTGGCGAGGAATATACGGATGGCTCGCGATTGATGAGCATCGATTTTTTACAGCGGATCTTGTTATATGTAAACCCGGCGGCGCAAACAGCGAACCGTAACGAGGATCAAGAAGACGATAATTTAATTCAAAAGAGCATCGACTTTGTCAATGAACATGGTGGCTGGACCGATATGTACCACTTTTCAAGATGGAATGAAGAAGAGCGGAAAGTCGTGTTCCGTCTGATGGTGAACAATCATCCCGTGTTTAATGAATATGGCATGTCTGAAATAGTGCAAATATGGGGAAGCAGTGATCTCGTGAAATATCAGCGCCCTTTATTTCGCTTGGAAATTCCTGATCGTGTGAATGTGCCAAGAACGTTATTGTCCGGCCATGAAGTGATTGAAGAATTGGAAAAAATGAAGGGGATGAAAAAAGAGCTAATAAAAGATATTGCGGTAGGGTATGAACTGATAAAAGATCCGGAACGAGACAAAATGATTATTTTAGAGCCAGCATGGTTTTATTTGTATGATCAAACGTGGAAAAAGGTGCCGTCAGACAAGCAGGACGTGGAAAAAAGAGGAGGGAACGTAAGTGGATTGGAGTAA
- the yycF gene encoding response regulator YycF codes for MEKRILVVDDEKPIADILQFNLQKEGYEVICAYDGEEALQKVEEVMPDLILLDIMLPQKDGMEVCREVRKKYDMPIIILTAKDSEIDKVLGLELGADDYVTKPFSTRELLARVRANLRRHSQTVAQEGTNDTNEIIIGSLVIRPDAYIVSKRGETIELTHREFELLHYLAKHIGQVMTREHLLQTVWGYDYYGDVRTVDVTVRRLREKIEDNPSHPSWIVTRRGVGYYLRNPEQE; via the coding sequence ATGGAAAAACGAATTCTTGTTGTTGACGACGAGAAGCCAATTGCAGATATTTTGCAATTTAATTTACAAAAAGAAGGATATGAAGTGATTTGCGCTTATGATGGGGAGGAAGCGTTGCAAAAGGTCGAGGAAGTAATGCCGGATCTTATTTTGCTCGATATTATGCTTCCGCAAAAAGATGGAATGGAAGTCTGCCGCGAAGTCCGGAAAAAATACGATATGCCGATTATTATATTAACGGCGAAAGATTCTGAAATTGACAAAGTGCTCGGTTTAGAATTAGGGGCAGACGACTATGTCACAAAGCCGTTCAGCACGAGAGAATTGCTGGCGCGGGTGAGAGCGAATTTGCGCCGCCATTCGCAAACGGTTGCCCAAGAAGGAACGAACGATACGAATGAGATTATCATTGGTTCTCTTGTCATCCGCCCTGATGCATACATCGTTTCCAAGCGCGGAGAAACGATCGAATTGACGCATCGTGAGTTTGAATTGCTTCATTATTTGGCGAAGCATATCGGACAAGTAATGACAAGGGAGCACCTGCTGCAAACGGTATGGGGATACGATTATTACGGCGACGTCCGCACGGTGGACGTGACGGTGCGCCGGCTTCGTGAAAAAATTGAAGATAATCCATCGCATCCTTCATGGATCGTCACACGGCGGGGAGTCGGATATTATTTGCGCAACCCAGAACAGGAGTAA
- a CDS encoding MBL fold metallo-hydrolase yields the protein MGMQFSVLASGSTGNAFYIETEQHRLLVDAGLSGKQLEQLFAQIDRDLRELTAILVTHEHSDHIKGLGVIARKYQLPIYANEKTWKAMEGLIGDIPTEQKFIFPLGTVRSFGDLEVESFGVSHDAAEPMFFVFHHEGKKLALITDTGYVSDRMKGIIKNADVFIFESNHDVEMLRMGRYPWNVKRRILSDVGHVSNEEAGLALADVIGDRTKRIYLAHLSQDNNIKELARMTVAQTLENRGLAVGEQFALYDTDPKIATKLVYV from the coding sequence ATGGGGATGCAATTTAGTGTTTTAGCAAGCGGTAGTACGGGAAACGCGTTTTATATAGAAACAGAGCAACATCGGCTGCTTGTCGATGCGGGATTGAGCGGAAAGCAATTAGAACAATTATTCGCGCAAATTGATCGCGATTTGCGCGAATTGACGGCCATTTTAGTAACGCATGAACATAGCGATCATATTAAAGGATTAGGGGTTATTGCCCGGAAATATCAATTGCCTATTTACGCAAATGAAAAAACATGGAAGGCGATGGAAGGGCTTATTGGTGATATTCCCACCGAACAAAAGTTTATTTTTCCGTTAGGCACAGTGCGTTCGTTTGGCGATCTTGAGGTAGAATCGTTCGGTGTCTCACACGATGCGGCAGAGCCGATGTTTTTCGTTTTTCATCATGAAGGAAAAAAACTCGCGCTCATTACGGATACAGGTTATGTGAGCGATCGGATGAAAGGAATTATTAAAAATGCGGATGTATTTATTTTTGAAAGCAATCATGATGTGGAAATGCTGCGAATGGGACGGTATCCGTGGAACGTCAAGCGCCGCATTTTAAGCGATGTCGGCCATGTCTCTAACGAAGAGGCGGGACTTGCGCTGGCGGATGTGATCGGAGACCGCACGAAGCGGATTTATTTGGCGCATTTAAGCCAAGACAATAACATAAAGGAACTGGCGCGAATGACCGTGGCGCAAACGTTGGAGAACAGGGGATTGGCGGTCGGAGAACAGTTTGCTTTATATGATACCGACCCGAAAATAGCAACAAAACTTGTGTATGTATGA
- a CDS encoding two-component system regulatory protein YycI — MDWSKTKTIFIIAFLILDCFLGYQFMEKRNNSQLDVILETTIEEQLEANGINYVELPKEITKATYVSGESKKFTDAEIKKLSGQKVTVNDKTVLKGTFMHPISLNFKDPYRFQEFLQRHIIDGKKYTFWSFDEKSNTIVCYQTYGGKVIYNNESSKLLIHLNEKSEAVSYEQTMLDDLQKYERKQDIVPAIKAIETLYKKGYLQPGDSVTSVELGYYGLVQFTASQVLTPTWHIVINGKEDYFVNAFEGQVINDEGKILE; from the coding sequence GTGGATTGGAGTAAAACGAAAACGATTTTTATTATTGCGTTCCTTATCCTCGACTGTTTTTTAGGATATCAGTTTATGGAAAAGCGAAATAACAGCCAGCTTGACGTTATTTTGGAAACGACGATCGAAGAACAATTGGAGGCAAACGGCATCAATTATGTAGAGCTGCCAAAGGAAATAACGAAAGCCACCTATGTCAGCGGGGAAAGCAAAAAGTTTACTGATGCAGAAATAAAAAAATTATCTGGACAAAAAGTGACGGTAAACGATAAAACCGTTTTGAAAGGAACGTTTATGCATCCGATATCGTTAAATTTTAAAGATCCGTATCGGTTTCAAGAATTTTTACAGCGGCATATTATCGATGGAAAAAAGTACACATTTTGGTCGTTTGACGAAAAGTCCAATACCATTGTTTGCTACCAAACGTACGGCGGAAAAGTCATTTACAACAATGAAAGCAGCAAGTTGTTGATACATTTAAATGAAAAAAGTGAAGCGGTATCGTATGAACAAACGATGTTAGACGATTTACAGAAATATGAAAGAAAACAAGACATCGTTCCGGCGATTAAGGCGATTGAAACATTGTATAAAAAAGGGTATTTACAGCCCGGCGACAGCGTCACATCTGTTGAGCTGGGATATTACGGCCTTGTTCAGTTCACCGCTTCCCAAGTATTGACGCCAACGTGGCACATTGTCATTAATGGAAAAGAAGACTATTTTGTGAATGCGTTTGAAGGGCAAGTCATTAATGATGAAGGGAAAATTTTGGAGTGA
- the walK gene encoding cell wall metabolism sensor histidine kinase WalK — protein MKKVGPFRSIHFKFVAMYVLLILVAMQIIGVYFVRKLETELVQSFKNSLNERVTLLVYNVEQAMNRERDSKSPTLEEDIRSLLHDFVSQDISEVRVIDNKSKVLATSNPYMQNIVGKRTTEIYVKRSLVTGEIVDQMLLDRKTGHRMYISSTPIKSRGEIKGVVYVIASMENVFSQMKQINTILATGTGIALAITAVLGILLSRTITRPISDMRRQALAMTKGDFSRKVKIYGYDEIGQLAMTFNNLTKKLQEAQATTEGERRKLESVLTHMTDGVIATDRRGRIILINDAALNILNVSRETVLSSSIIDVLGIGDQYTFETLLEEQDSLILDFSTDEELYILRASLSVIQKETGFVNGLIVVLHDITEQEKIDRERREFVANVSHELRTPLTTMKSYLEALAEGAWQDKAIAPRFIEVIQTETERMIRLVNDLLQLSKLDSKDYKLNKSWVNFSEYFHKVIDRFELTKSENITFVRKIPKEAIFIEIDEDKITQVLDNIISNAIKYSPQGGKITFRVRELADEIIVSVSDEGVGIPKADLAKVFERFYRVDKARSRKLGGTGLGLAIAKEVVIAHGGTIWAESKEHKGTTIFFTLPLERDQKDDWYDV, from the coding sequence ATGAAAAAAGTAGGTCCGTTTCGTTCGATTCACTTCAAATTTGTTGCTATGTACGTTTTGCTTATTCTTGTGGCGATGCAAATCATCGGCGTCTATTTTGTTAGAAAGCTGGAAACAGAGTTAGTGCAAAGTTTTAAAAACTCGCTGAATGAACGGGTGACGCTGTTAGTGTATAACGTGGAGCAAGCGATGAATCGAGAGAGGGATTCGAAAAGTCCGACGCTAGAAGAAGATATCCGCTCCCTCCTTCATGATTTTGTTTCCCAAGATATTTCCGAAGTCCGCGTCATTGATAATAAAAGCAAAGTGCTGGCGACTTCCAACCCTTACATGCAAAACATCGTTGGGAAGCGAACGACCGAAATATATGTGAAGCGGTCGCTCGTGACCGGAGAAATTGTCGATCAAATGCTTCTTGATCGGAAAACAGGGCACCGTATGTATATTTCTTCCACGCCGATTAAGTCGAGAGGGGAAATAAAAGGCGTTGTTTACGTCATCGCTTCGATGGAAAACGTGTTCTCACAAATGAAGCAAATAAATACGATTTTAGCGACGGGAACGGGGATTGCCCTCGCTATTACAGCAGTGCTTGGGATTCTTTTGTCACGCACGATTACTCGGCCGATTTCAGACATGAGAAGACAAGCGTTGGCGATGACAAAAGGTGATTTCTCCCGCAAAGTAAAAATTTATGGCTATGATGAAATTGGGCAATTAGCGATGACGTTTAACAATTTAACGAAAAAATTGCAAGAAGCCCAAGCGACGACAGAAGGGGAACGGCGCAAGCTTGAATCCGTGTTAACCCATATGACGGACGGAGTGATTGCCACGGACCGCCGCGGCAGAATCATACTGATTAACGATGCCGCCTTGAATATTTTGAATGTTTCACGTGAAACAGTGCTGTCGAGCTCGATTATCGATGTGCTTGGAATCGGTGATCAATATACGTTTGAAACATTGCTGGAAGAGCAGGATTCGCTCATTTTAGATTTTAGCACAGATGAGGAGCTATATATTTTGCGGGCATCGCTTTCCGTGATTCAAAAAGAAACGGGATTCGTTAACGGATTGATCGTCGTATTGCATGACATTACGGAGCAAGAAAAAATCGACCGCGAACGGCGGGAATTTGTCGCGAATGTTTCACATGAGCTCCGCACTCCGTTAACGACAATGAAAAGTTATTTAGAAGCGCTCGCGGAAGGAGCTTGGCAAGATAAAGCGATTGCTCCGCGGTTTATCGAAGTAATACAAACAGAGACAGAACGAATGATCCGCTTAGTCAATGACTTATTGCAACTCTCTAAACTGGACAGTAAAGATTACAAGCTAAATAAATCATGGGTAAATTTTTCGGAGTACTTTCATAAAGTGATTGATCGTTTTGAGCTGACAAAAAGCGAAAATATTACGTTTGTGCGCAAAATCCCGAAAGAAGCGATTTTTATTGAAATCGATGAAGATAAAATTACGCAAGTGTTGGATAATATTATTTCCAATGCCATCAAATATTCCCCGCAAGGCGGAAAAATTACGTTTCGTGTTCGAGAGCTTGCCGATGAAATTATCGTCAGCGTCAGCGACGAAGGAGTCGGGATTCCTAAGGCGGATCTCGCCAAAGTGTTTGAACGGTTTTATCGCGTCGATAAAGCAAGATCACGCAAACTCGGCGGCACGGGGCTAGGGCTGGCAATTGCGAAAGAAGTGGTGATCGCTCATGGAGGAACGATTTGGGCGGAAAGTAAAGAGCACAAAGGAACAACGATTTTCTTTACTTTGCCGTTGGAAAGAGATCAAAAGGATGACTGGTACGATGTATGA
- a CDS encoding S1C family serine protease translates to MGYYDDHYGQYRQGQKNRRGWFLSAFVGAILGALLVLISIPALSDILPYDIASENGQVQNGETKTAPTVQQNVSVDVTSQLTKAIDKVSDAVVGVVNIQEANFWSQSSAEGTGSGVIYKKENGKAFVVTNHHVVENASQLEISLKDGTRVPAKLLGSDILMDLAVLEIDAKHVKKVAEFGNSDTVKLGEPVIAIGNPLGLQFAGSVTQGIISGTNRTVEVDLDQDGTPDWNAEVLQTDAAINPGNSGGALVNIEGQVIGINSMKIAQEEVEGIGFSIPINSAIPVISDLEKYGQVRRPYMGVELRSLSDISSYHLQATLHLPKDVTEGVAIIQVVPMSPAARAGLKQFDVIVALDGQKVRDVLDLRKYLYTKKSIGDKMKVTFYRDGKKHTVTMELERESF, encoded by the coding sequence ATGGGATATTACGATGATCATTATGGACAGTACCGTCAGGGACAAAAAAACCGGCGCGGCTGGTTTTTGTCCGCATTCGTTGGTGCCATTTTAGGAGCATTGTTAGTGTTAATTTCCATTCCAGCTCTTTCAGACATACTTCCTTATGATATCGCAAGTGAAAACGGGCAAGTGCAAAATGGAGAAACAAAAACAGCACCGACGGTACAACAAAACGTTTCGGTCGATGTGACGAGCCAATTGACAAAAGCGATTGATAAAGTATCCGATGCGGTTGTCGGCGTTGTCAATATTCAAGAAGCGAATTTTTGGTCGCAAAGCAGTGCAGAGGGGACCGGATCGGGTGTCATCTACAAAAAGGAAAATGGAAAGGCGTTTGTTGTGACAAACCATCATGTAGTCGAAAACGCCAGCCAATTGGAAATCAGTTTAAAAGATGGGACGAGAGTGCCGGCGAAGCTGTTGGGAAGCGATATATTAATGGATTTGGCGGTGTTGGAAATTGATGCAAAGCATGTCAAAAAAGTGGCCGAATTTGGCAATTCCGACACCGTTAAGCTGGGGGAACCTGTTATTGCGATCGGAAATCCGCTTGGACTGCAATTCGCTGGTTCTGTTACGCAAGGAATTATATCAGGAACGAACCGGACGGTAGAAGTGGACTTAGACCAAGATGGCACTCCTGATTGGAATGCGGAAGTATTGCAAACGGATGCTGCTATTAACCCGGGTAACAGCGGCGGAGCCCTTGTCAATATCGAAGGGCAAGTGATCGGGATTAACTCGATGAAAATCGCGCAAGAAGAAGTGGAAGGCATCGGTTTTTCGATCCCAATCAACTCCGCCATTCCGGTTATTTCTGATTTAGAAAAATATGGACAAGTGCGCCGCCCGTATATGGGGGTAGAACTTCGTTCGTTAAGTGACATTTCTTCTTATCATTTGCAAGCGACGTTGCATTTGCCAAAGGATGTGACAGAAGGTGTGGCTATCATTCAAGTGGTGCCGATGTCTCCGGCGGCGCGAGCTGGGTTAAAGCAATTTGATGTGATTGTTGCGCTGGATGGTCAAAAGGTTCGTGACGTTTTAGATTTAAGAAAATATTTGTACACGAAAAAATCCATTGGCGATAAAATGAAAGTGACATTTTATCGTGATGGTAAAAAACATACAGTTACAATGGAATTGGAGAGGGAATCATTTTAA